Proteins encoded in a region of the Sphingomonas jaspsi DSM 18422 genome:
- the guaA gene encoding glutamine-hydrolyzing GMP synthase — MTVQPPQNHSADSILIVDFGSQVTQLIARRVREAGVYSEIAPFSMAEAAFKRMQPKGIILSGSPAGVPEEGSPRAPQILFDSGLPILGICYGQQVMSHQLGGRVEAGKDGEWDGEFGRAFITITEECKLFEGLWAVGERHQVWMSHGDKVTEFAPGFKIVAVSDGAPFAVIADEERRFYGTQFHPEVAHTPDGAKLIANFVHHVCGIAGDWTMAAYRDTKVAEIREQVGDKRVICGLSGGVDSSVAAILIHEAIGDQLTCVFVDHGLLRLNERQQVESLFRDHYNIPLVVVDAEERFLAGLAGVTDPEAKRKFIGAEFIAVFEEEAKKLGGADFLAQGTLYPDVIESVSFTGGPSVTIKSHHNVGGLPERMNMKLVEPLRELFKDEVRLLGKELGLNDLFVGRHPFPGPGLAIRIPGEVTKERCDILRKADAIYLDEIRSAGLYDAIWQAFAVLLPVKTVGVMGDYRTYDSVCALRAVTSVDGMTADIYPFDAAFLSRTATRIINEVKGINRVVYDYTSKPPGTIEWE, encoded by the coding sequence ATGACGGTCCAGCCCCCCCAGAATCACAGCGCCGATTCCATCCTTATCGTCGATTTCGGAAGCCAGGTGACCCAGCTCATCGCGCGGCGGGTGCGCGAAGCAGGCGTCTATTCGGAAATCGCCCCCTTCAGCATGGCCGAGGCGGCATTCAAGCGGATGCAGCCCAAGGGCATCATCCTGTCGGGATCGCCCGCCGGCGTGCCCGAAGAAGGCAGCCCCCGCGCCCCGCAAATCCTGTTCGACAGCGGGCTGCCGATCCTCGGCATCTGCTACGGCCAGCAGGTGATGAGCCACCAGCTCGGCGGCCGGGTCGAAGCGGGCAAGGACGGCGAATGGGACGGCGAGTTCGGCCGTGCGTTCATCACCATCACCGAAGAATGCAAGCTGTTCGAAGGCCTGTGGGCAGTCGGTGAGCGGCACCAGGTGTGGATGAGCCACGGAGACAAGGTCACCGAGTTCGCGCCGGGCTTCAAGATCGTCGCCGTGTCGGACGGCGCGCCCTTCGCGGTTATCGCCGACGAAGAACGCCGCTTTTACGGCACCCAGTTCCACCCCGAAGTCGCGCATACGCCCGACGGGGCCAAGCTGATCGCCAATTTCGTGCACCATGTCTGCGGGATCGCCGGCGACTGGACCATGGCCGCCTACCGCGACACCAAGGTTGCCGAAATCCGCGAACAGGTCGGCGACAAGCGCGTCATCTGCGGCTTGTCGGGGGGCGTCGATTCATCGGTCGCGGCGATCCTGATTCACGAGGCGATCGGCGACCAGCTGACCTGCGTATTCGTCGATCATGGCTTGCTGCGCCTCAACGAACGGCAACAGGTCGAAAGCCTGTTCCGCGACCATTATAACATCCCGCTGGTGGTGGTGGATGCCGAAGAGCGGTTCCTCGCCGGCCTCGCCGGAGTCACCGACCCCGAGGCCAAGCGCAAGTTCATCGGCGCGGAATTCATCGCAGTGTTCGAGGAGGAAGCGAAGAAACTCGGCGGCGCGGATTTCCTGGCGCAGGGAACGCTTTATCCGGACGTGATCGAATCGGTGTCGTTCACCGGCGGCCCGTCGGTGACGATCAAGTCGCACCACAATGTCGGCGGCCTGCCCGAACGCATGAACATGAAGCTGGTCGAGCCATTGCGCGAACTGTTCAAGGACGAGGTTCGCCTGCTGGGCAAGGAACTGGGCCTCAACGATTTGTTCGTCGGCCGCCACCCCTTCCCCGGCCCCGGCCTTGCCATCCGCATTCCGGGCGAAGTGACCAAGGAGCGTTGCGACATCCTGCGCAAGGCCGACGCCATCTACCTCGACGAAATCCGGAGCGCGGGCCTCTACGACGCGATCTGGCAGGCGTTCGCGGTCCTGCTGCCGGTCAAGACAGTCGGCGTGATGGGCGATTACCGCACCTACGACAGCGTCTGCGCGCTGCGCGCTGTGACCAGCGTCGATGGCATGACCGCCGACATCTACCCGTTCGACGCCGCCTTCCTGTCGCGCACCGCGACGCGGATCATCAACGAGGTGAAGGGCATCAACCGGGTGGTCTACGATTACACCTCGAAACCGCCCGGCACGATCGAGTGGGAATGA
- a CDS encoding c-type cytochrome has protein sequence MERENEAGKIAAGGSKWVADHERPLLRLGAAAGLVIAGAAVASIALVSVMKPASTLPTSPPDSDAVEVSASFTPPDEATIPDGPEGDAIRRGKAIFDDPRTHAAPFVGNAMACKNCHLDSGRKPDSSPMWAAWTAYPQYRKKNNSINTMEDRILGCFRYSMNAPNSSSGGPPPPGHDIYRDLEAYFHWLATGARTGVKLKGANYPKPALAEGGYDPKRGAAIYEQKCSACHGSDGAGARQPDGSVTYPPLWGPSSYNWGAGMARIDLAAGFIRANMPFTEPGSLSDQEAWDVAAFIDSHERPKDPRQTGTVAANAAANFKDQKSYYGQTVDGKLLGTGVSPAR, from the coding sequence GTGGAGCGCGAGAACGAGGCGGGCAAGATCGCGGCAGGCGGATCGAAATGGGTGGCCGATCATGAGCGACCGCTGCTGCGCCTCGGCGCGGCGGCAGGGCTGGTGATCGCCGGGGCGGCGGTGGCTAGCATCGCGCTGGTCAGCGTGATGAAGCCAGCCTCAACCCTGCCGACGTCGCCGCCCGACAGCGATGCGGTCGAAGTATCGGCGTCCTTCACGCCGCCCGACGAAGCGACCATTCCCGACGGGCCCGAAGGCGATGCGATCCGCCGCGGCAAGGCGATCTTCGACGATCCGCGCACCCATGCCGCGCCGTTCGTCGGCAATGCCATGGCCTGCAAGAACTGCCACCTCGACAGCGGACGCAAGCCCGACAGCTCGCCGATGTGGGCGGCGTGGACGGCCTATCCGCAATATCGAAAAAAGAACAACAGCATCAACACGATGGAAGACCGCATCCTCGGCTGTTTCCGCTATTCGATGAATGCGCCGAACAGCAGTTCGGGCGGACCGCCACCGCCGGGGCACGACATCTATCGCGACTTGGAAGCCTATTTCCACTGGCTGGCGACCGGCGCGCGGACCGGCGTCAAGCTGAAGGGTGCCAACTATCCCAAGCCTGCGCTCGCCGAAGGCGGCTATGACCCGAAGCGCGGCGCCGCCATCTACGAACAGAAGTGCAGCGCCTGTCACGGCAGCGACGGCGCTGGGGCGCGCCAGCCTGACGGCAGCGTCACCTACCCGCCCCTGTGGGGTCCCAGCAGTTATAACTGGGGCGCCGGGATGGCTCGCATCGACCTGGCGGCCGGATTCATTCGCGCCAACATGCCCTTTACTGAACCGGGCAGCCTCAGCGACCAGGAGGCATGGGATGTCGCCGCCTTCATCGACAGCCATGAACGGCCGAAGGATCCCCGGCAGACGGGGACCGTCGCCGCCAATGCGGCAGCCAACTTCAAGGACCAGAAAAGCTATTACGGCCAGACGGTCGACGGCAAGCTGCTCGGCACAGGCGTTTCGCCCGCGCGTTAA
- a CDS encoding prolyl oligopeptidase family serine peptidase → MRNALPVATLLLASACATVPPAPPPPPELTATEMPKEAAAIQYPQARKVDLVEDHFGTKVADPYRWLENDVRTDAEVAKWVEDENKVTNAFLETLPLRAAFKERMTALYDYERYGLPRKFGNRYFYTHNSGLQNQSVLFYRDGLNGEGKQLIDPNGWSADGATALAEWTPSEDGRLLAYSVQDGGTDWRSVKVMDVATGKILPDELKWLKYSGSVSWAKDGSGFYYSRFPEPEGHAYQESTFNNRVYFHKLGTAQAADRLVYATPDHPKYTHYAAVTDDGRYLVISTSDAGDQNDVAILDLKKPGAKPRPIFTGLTNEWYVVGNEGSRFFFQTDKDAPLKRVVSIDLAKATIAPTPVIAEQAQTLTGVGLVGGRLIANYLVDAKSEDRVYDVNGKLLTKVALPGIGSTSGYGGRDTDSETFFSFNSYNRPATIYRYDVRTGHATEWAAPKLTFDPDAIVVEQRFYASKDGTRVPMFIVRRKDVTGPAPTMLYGYGGFNISLTPGFSAPNLAWVEKGGIFVVANLRGGGEYGNAWHDGGRLQNKQNVFDDFIAAAEYLKANGISTPKGLSAIGRSNGGLLIGAVTNQRPDLFDAVSPGVGVMDMIRFDQFTAGRFWVDDYGVPAKEADFRTQLRYSPYHNIKGGRAYPPLIAVTADTDDRVVPGHTFKYIARLQAEPDVGTAPHLVRIETRAGHGSGKPVSKIIDEYSDVYAFLGHFTGLDD, encoded by the coding sequence ATGCGTAACGCCTTGCCCGTAGCCACCTTGTTGCTTGCCAGTGCCTGCGCCACGGTCCCGCCCGCACCGCCGCCCCCGCCCGAACTGACCGCCACCGAAATGCCCAAGGAGGCTGCCGCCATCCAATATCCGCAAGCGCGCAAGGTCGACCTTGTCGAAGATCATTTCGGCACCAAGGTCGCCGACCCCTATCGCTGGCTTGAAAACGATGTCCGCACCGATGCCGAGGTCGCCAAATGGGTCGAGGATGAAAACAAGGTCACCAACGCCTTCCTCGAAACGCTGCCGCTGCGCGCGGCGTTCAAGGAGCGGATGACGGCGCTCTACGATTATGAGCGCTACGGGCTGCCGCGAAAGTTCGGCAATCGTTATTTCTACACCCACAACAGCGGCCTGCAGAACCAGTCGGTCCTGTTCTACCGCGACGGGCTGAACGGCGAAGGCAAGCAGCTGATCGACCCCAACGGCTGGTCCGCCGACGGGGCGACCGCGCTGGCCGAATGGACGCCGAGCGAGGACGGCAGGCTGCTCGCTTATTCGGTCCAGGACGGCGGCACCGACTGGCGCAGCGTCAAGGTGATGGACGTCGCGACCGGCAAGATTTTGCCCGACGAGCTGAAGTGGCTGAAATATTCGGGGTCGGTCAGCTGGGCCAAGGACGGCAGCGGCTTTTACTATTCGCGCTTCCCCGAACCCGAAGGCCATGCCTATCAGGAATCGACCTTCAACAACCGCGTCTACTTCCACAAGCTCGGCACCGCCCAAGCGGCCGATCGGCTGGTTTACGCGACCCCCGACCATCCCAAATATACCCATTATGCGGCGGTAACCGACGACGGTCGCTACCTCGTCATTTCGACCAGCGATGCCGGTGACCAGAACGACGTCGCCATCCTCGACCTCAAGAAGCCCGGCGCCAAGCCGCGTCCGATCTTCACCGGCCTGACCAACGAATGGTATGTCGTCGGCAACGAAGGCAGCCGCTTTTTCTTCCAGACCGACAAGGATGCACCGCTGAAGCGGGTGGTGTCGATCGACCTCGCCAAGGCGACGATCGCCCCCACCCCTGTCATCGCCGAACAGGCGCAGACCCTCACCGGCGTCGGGCTTGTCGGCGGCCGCCTGATCGCCAACTACCTGGTCGACGCGAAAAGCGAGGACCGCGTTTACGATGTAAACGGCAAGCTGCTGACCAAGGTCGCCCTGCCCGGCATCGGTTCGACCAGCGGCTACGGCGGCCGCGATACGGACAGCGAGACCTTCTTCAGCTTCAATAGCTACAATCGGCCGGCGACCATCTATCGCTACGACGTCAGGACCGGGCATGCGACCGAATGGGCCGCGCCGAAACTGACGTTCGATCCCGACGCCATCGTGGTCGAACAGCGTTTCTATGCATCGAAGGATGGCACCCGGGTGCCGATGTTCATCGTCCGCCGCAAGGATGTGACCGGTCCGGCGCCGACGATGCTGTACGGCTATGGCGGGTTCAACATATCGCTCACCCCCGGCTTTTCGGCGCCGAACCTCGCCTGGGTCGAAAAGGGCGGCATTTTCGTGGTCGCCAACCTTCGCGGCGGCGGCGAATATGGCAATGCTTGGCACGACGGCGGCCGCCTGCAGAACAAGCAGAACGTGTTCGACGACTTCATCGCGGCGGCCGAATATCTGAAGGCCAACGGCATTTCGACGCCCAAGGGCTTGTCGGCGATCGGCCGGTCGAACGGCGGCCTGTTGATCGGTGCCGTCACCAACCAGCGCCCCGACCTGTTCGACGCGGTCAGCCCGGGCGTCGGCGTGATGGACATGATCCGGTTCGACCAGTTCACCGCCGGCCGCTTCTGGGTCGACGATTATGGCGTCCCGGCCAAGGAAGCCGATTTCCGCACCCAGCTGCGCTATTCGCCCTACCACAATATCAAGGGCGGTCGGGCCTATCCGCCGCTAATCGCGGTTACCGCCGACACCGACGACCGCGTGGTGCCGGGACACACCTTCAAATATATCGCGCGCCTGCAGGCCGAACCCGATGTCGGCACGGCGCCGCACCTGGTCCGGATCGAAACCCGCGCCGGCCATGGCAGCGGCAAGCCGGTCAGCAAGATCATCGACGAATATAGCGACGTCTACGCCTTCCTCGGCCATTTCACCGGGCTTGACGACTAG
- the rplQ gene encoding 50S ribosomal protein L17 encodes MRHRVGGRKLQRTSAHRLAMFRNMAAALIKHEQITTTTAKAKELRPYVEKLVTLAKKGGLSNRRLAHARLLDDAQLVKLFDVLAARYEGRNGGYTRIVKAGIRKSDASPMAIIEFVDRDVSAKGQDSGPVLVDDEGVEA; translated from the coding sequence ATGCGTCATCGTGTTGGCGGCCGTAAGCTGCAGCGCACCTCCGCCCACCGCCTTGCCATGTTCCGCAACATGGCCGCGGCCCTCATCAAGCATGAGCAGATCACCACCACCACCGCCAAGGCGAAGGAACTTCGCCCGTACGTGGAAAAGCTGGTGACGCTCGCCAAGAAGGGTGGCCTGTCGAACCGCCGCCTCGCCCATGCGCGCCTCCTCGACGATGCGCAGCTGGTGAAGCTGTTCGACGTGCTCGCCGCGCGCTACGAAGGCCGCAACGGCGGTTACACCCGCATCGTCAAGGCCGGTATCCGCAAGTCGGACGCCTCGCCGATGGCGATCATCGAATTCGTCGACCGCGACGTCTCGGCCAAGGGCCAGGACTCGGGTCCGGTCCTCGTCGATGACGAGGGCGTCGAAGCCTAA